The Penaeus chinensis breed Huanghai No. 1 chromosome 39, ASM1920278v2, whole genome shotgun sequence genome has a segment encoding these proteins:
- the LOC125046830 gene encoding dual specificity mitogen-activated protein kinase kinase hemipterous-like isoform X1, with protein sequence MATLSSLQDRIQGIGTRLQAENESNSRDRISTALNLDFTRSRPGSERKPKTLPIMDGRLPGRPSTISGRQRDRPRIELPLVFEPRQQQSDPSELDAHVKEITRKNGNLIIESKSYNSTIEDMEYISELGNGTSGNVVKMLHKSSKKVIAVKQMRRSGNLEETKRVFFDLEVVLKSHDCPYIVQCLGCFVTDSDVWICMELMATCLDKLTKRYKRPIPEAILGKISVATLKALHYLKESHGVIHRDVKPSNILLDERGNIKLCDFGISGRLVDSKAKTRSAGCAAYMAPERIDPPDPARPDYDIRADVWSLGITLVELATGQFPYRDCRNDFEVLTKVLQDDPPSLPQDGNFSPEFCEFVKDCLIKEYRQRPKYKKLLDYPFIKKYESMKVDVSAWFKEVCRQTEDKVRSSPQRVSIFSSPLLPRASRSSSRPPSAPSSSGGGGGGGGGGGGTDSAPPPPPPVAPRRRSRTPEAHSHDRVNHIPLQPQLQQLQHDQQQQQLQHQQQQQEQHQKHEQPAVQQLHSPQKQQSPKQKQPSPHKHHREQNGDSINSPRRSGGSSSSSSSNSSSRSSSSSNGSSSSNCSSISSSSNGGNGVVSRSPLPASPNLTRAVSASPSRSGPPLSPAPSRAYSASPLQRSVPPSAVPPHSYPGVNHMGPFSHPASSAHHHYHQYAVPLPTQTFSPLNKSPKPYSQAYSQYSNPYTQVLPPRSSHSSFYNNVSSSGRDIHSSSSSSDHSSSSGSSSTTTTSGGVMGTSGSVREMASSWPTPSHMPNLSTGQREAWGGTGSSQGVPATTTSVTHTPPMHRKTPEPVSSRYPPTYLPPHVSPLVSRRIVENRVAAAAAAAQAAATASSSHQIHPPGALPTSSSSLPPPSVTLTTPHYRYTQEAFYNSRPYYTPEPQRRILPRLKNP encoded by the exons atggcgACGCTGAGCTCCCTCCAGGACCGCATCCAGGGCATCGGGACGCGACTGCAGGCCGAGAATGAGTCCAATTCGCGCGACAGGATCAGCACCGCCTTAAACCTGGACTTCACGCGGAGCAGGCCGGGGTCGGAGAGGAAGCCCAAGACGC TTCCCATAATGGACGGGAGACTGCCAGGGCGCCCCAGCACAATCTCAGGACGCCAGAGAGACCGGCCCAGAATCGAACTGCCTTTGGTATTCGAACCCAGACAACAGCAGTCAGACCCCTCAGAATTAGATGCACATGTCAAagaaatcacgagaaaaaatggGAATTTAATAATAGAAAGCAAG AGTTATAATAGTACCATAGAAGATATGGAGTACATATCAGAATTAGGTAATGGCACATCAGGCAACGTTGTCAAAATGCTACACAAATCTTCAAAGAAAGTTATCGCCGTTAAG caAATGCGACGGTCGGGTAACCTAGAAGAGACCAAGCGAGTCTTCTTTGACTTGGAGGTTGTATTAAAATCCCATGACTGCCCCTACATAGTACAGTGTCTAGGATGCTTCGTCACAGATTCAGACGTCTGGATCTGTATGGAGCTCATGGCCACCTGTCTGGACAAGCTCACCAAGCGTTACAAGCGGCCGATACCTGAGGCTATCCTCGGCAAAATTTCTGTTGCT ACCCTAAAGGCTCTCCACTACCTTAAGGAATCCCACGGTGTCATCCATCGTGACGTCAAGCCTTCGAACATCCTTCTAGATGAACGTGGTAACATTAAACTTTGTGACTTCGGGATCTCAGGGAGACTAGTCGATTCTAAGGCTAAGACTCGTAGTGCTGGTTGCGCGGCATACATGGCG CCAGAACGGATAGACCCGCCAGACCCCGCAAGGCCGGATTATGATATTCGTGCTGATGTTTGGAGTTTGGGCATCACTCTAGTAGAGCTTGCTACAGGGCAGTTTCCATATAGAGATTGTCGCAATGACTTTGAG GTGCTGACCAAGGTTCTACAAGACGATCCACCATCTCTTCCCCAAGATGGAAACTTTAGTCCTGAATTCTGTGAATTTGTTAAAGATTG CCTTATTAAGGAATACCGCCAACGCCCAAAGTACAAGAAACTACTTGACTATCCATTTATCAAGAAATATGAAAGTATGAAAGTGGATGTCTCAGCTTGGTTTAAAG AAGTGTGCCGCCAGACGGAAGACAAGGTTCGGAGCTCCCCTCAGAGAGTAAgtatattttcctctcctttactcccccGAGCCTCGCGCTCCAGCAGTCGACCCCCAAGTGCCCCCAGTAGtagtgggggcgggggtgggggtggagggggtggtgggggaactGACTCcgcacccccaccaccaccacctgttgCGCCCAGAAGACGGAGTCGCACTCCAGAGGCGCACAGCCACGACCGCGTTAACCATATCCCTCTGCAACCTCAGTTACAACAATTGCAACatgatcagcaacaacaacagctacagcatcaacaacagcaacaggagCAACATCAAAAGCACGAGCAGCCTGCTGTGCAGCAGCTCCACTCGCCCCAAAAACAGCAGTCACCAAAGCAGAAACAGCCGTCGCCACACAAACACCACCGGGAGCAGAATGGTGACAGCATCAACAGCCCCAGGAGAAGtggaggcagcagcagcagcagcagcagcaacagcagcagtagaagcagcagcagcagcaatggcagcagcagtagcaactgcagtagcatcagcagcagcagcaatggtGGCAACGGTGTGGTTAGTCGGTCACCGCTTCCAGCCTCTCCCAATCTGACCCGCGCCGTATCTGCTTCGCCATCTCGTTCTGGGCCCCCCCTGTCACCTGCCCCCTCTAGGGCGTACTCAGCCTCCCCCCTCCAGAGATCTGTTCCCCCTTCTGCTGTCCCCCCccactcatacccaggagtgaATCACATGGGTCCTTTCTCCCATCCTGCATCATcagctcatcatcattatcatcagtatgctGTCCCATTGCCCACACAAACATTTTCTCCATTAAATAAGTCCCCAAAGCCTTACTCACAGGCTTATAGCCAGTATTCAAATCCATACACCCAAGTGTTACCTCCTCGTTCAAGTCATAGTAGTTTTTATAATAACGTGTCCAGTAGTGGTCGGGACAtccacagtagtagtagcagtagtgatcaTTCATCAAGCTCAGGAAGCAGCAGTACAACTACCACGTCTGGTGGCGTGATGGGAACGAGCGGGTCTGTGCGGGAGATGGCCAGCAGCTGGCCCACACCCAGTCACATGCCCAATCTTAGTACAGGCCAACGGGAGGCCTGGGGAGGCACTGGCAGTAGTCAAGGGGTGCCTGCCACCACCACCTCGGTCACTCACACTCCCCCCATGCACAGGAAAACTCCTGAGCCAGTAAG CAGCCGCTACCCTCCAACCTACCTGCCCCCCCATGTGTCCCCCCTCGTCTCTCGAAGGATCGTGGAGAACAgagtagcggcggcggcggcggcggcgcaggCGGCAGCAACGGCCAGCAGCAGCCACCAGATCCACCCTCCAGGAGCTCTACCCACCTCTAGTAGCAGTCTGCCCCCTCCTTCCGTCACTCTCACCACCCCACACTACAG GTACACTCAGGAAGCCTTCTACAACAGCCGACCTTACTACACCCCAGAGCCCCAGCGTAGAATACTTCCCCGCCTGAAGAACCCCTGA
- the LOC125046830 gene encoding dual specificity mitogen-activated protein kinase kinase hemipterous-like isoform X2 yields the protein MATLSSLQDRIQGIGTRLQAENESNSRDRISTALNLDFTRSRPGSERKPKTLPIMDGRLPGRPSTISGRQRDRPRIELPLVFEPRQQQSDPSELDAHVKEITRKNGNLIIESKSYNSTIEDMEYISELGNGTSGNVVKMLHKSSKKVIAVKQMRRSGNLEETKRVFFDLEVVLKSHDCPYIVQCLGCFVTDSDVWICMELMATCLDKLTKRYKRPIPEAILGKISVATLKALHYLKESHGVIHRDVKPSNILLDERGNIKLCDFGISGRLVDSKAKTRSAGCAAYMAPERIDPPDPARPDYDIRADVWSLGITLVELATGQFPYRDCRNDFEVLTKVLQDDPPSLPQDGNFSPEFCEFVKDCLIKEYRQRPKYKKLLDYPFIKKYESMKVDVSAWFKEVCRQTEDKVRSSPQRVSIFSSPLLPRASRSSSRPPSAPSSSGGGGGGGGGGGGTDSAPPPPPPVAPRRRSRTPEAHSHDRVNHIPLQPQLQQLQHDQQQQQLQHQQQQQEQHQKHEQPAVQQLHSPQKQQSPKQKQPSPHKHHREQNGDSINSPRRSGGSSSSSSSNSSSRSSSSSNGSSSSNCSSISSSSNGGNGVVSRSPLPASPNLTRAVSASPSRSGPPLSPAPSRAYSASPLQRSVPPSAVPPHSYPGVNHMGPFSHPASSAHHHYHQYAVPLPTQTFSPLNKSPKPYSQAYSQYSNPYTQVLPPRSSHSSFYNNVSSSGRDIHSSSSSSDHSSSSGSSSTTTTSGGVMGTSGSVREMASSWPTPSHMPNLSTGQREAWGGTGSSQGVPATTTSVTHTPPMHRKTPEPVSRYPPTYLPPHVSPLVSRRIVENRVAAAAAAAQAAATASSSHQIHPPGALPTSSSSLPPPSVTLTTPHYRYTQEAFYNSRPYYTPEPQRRILPRLKNP from the exons atggcgACGCTGAGCTCCCTCCAGGACCGCATCCAGGGCATCGGGACGCGACTGCAGGCCGAGAATGAGTCCAATTCGCGCGACAGGATCAGCACCGCCTTAAACCTGGACTTCACGCGGAGCAGGCCGGGGTCGGAGAGGAAGCCCAAGACGC TTCCCATAATGGACGGGAGACTGCCAGGGCGCCCCAGCACAATCTCAGGACGCCAGAGAGACCGGCCCAGAATCGAACTGCCTTTGGTATTCGAACCCAGACAACAGCAGTCAGACCCCTCAGAATTAGATGCACATGTCAAagaaatcacgagaaaaaatggGAATTTAATAATAGAAAGCAAG AGTTATAATAGTACCATAGAAGATATGGAGTACATATCAGAATTAGGTAATGGCACATCAGGCAACGTTGTCAAAATGCTACACAAATCTTCAAAGAAAGTTATCGCCGTTAAG caAATGCGACGGTCGGGTAACCTAGAAGAGACCAAGCGAGTCTTCTTTGACTTGGAGGTTGTATTAAAATCCCATGACTGCCCCTACATAGTACAGTGTCTAGGATGCTTCGTCACAGATTCAGACGTCTGGATCTGTATGGAGCTCATGGCCACCTGTCTGGACAAGCTCACCAAGCGTTACAAGCGGCCGATACCTGAGGCTATCCTCGGCAAAATTTCTGTTGCT ACCCTAAAGGCTCTCCACTACCTTAAGGAATCCCACGGTGTCATCCATCGTGACGTCAAGCCTTCGAACATCCTTCTAGATGAACGTGGTAACATTAAACTTTGTGACTTCGGGATCTCAGGGAGACTAGTCGATTCTAAGGCTAAGACTCGTAGTGCTGGTTGCGCGGCATACATGGCG CCAGAACGGATAGACCCGCCAGACCCCGCAAGGCCGGATTATGATATTCGTGCTGATGTTTGGAGTTTGGGCATCACTCTAGTAGAGCTTGCTACAGGGCAGTTTCCATATAGAGATTGTCGCAATGACTTTGAG GTGCTGACCAAGGTTCTACAAGACGATCCACCATCTCTTCCCCAAGATGGAAACTTTAGTCCTGAATTCTGTGAATTTGTTAAAGATTG CCTTATTAAGGAATACCGCCAACGCCCAAAGTACAAGAAACTACTTGACTATCCATTTATCAAGAAATATGAAAGTATGAAAGTGGATGTCTCAGCTTGGTTTAAAG AAGTGTGCCGCCAGACGGAAGACAAGGTTCGGAGCTCCCCTCAGAGAGTAAgtatattttcctctcctttactcccccGAGCCTCGCGCTCCAGCAGTCGACCCCCAAGTGCCCCCAGTAGtagtgggggcgggggtgggggtggagggggtggtgggggaactGACTCcgcacccccaccaccaccacctgttgCGCCCAGAAGACGGAGTCGCACTCCAGAGGCGCACAGCCACGACCGCGTTAACCATATCCCTCTGCAACCTCAGTTACAACAATTGCAACatgatcagcaacaacaacagctacagcatcaacaacagcaacaggagCAACATCAAAAGCACGAGCAGCCTGCTGTGCAGCAGCTCCACTCGCCCCAAAAACAGCAGTCACCAAAGCAGAAACAGCCGTCGCCACACAAACACCACCGGGAGCAGAATGGTGACAGCATCAACAGCCCCAGGAGAAGtggaggcagcagcagcagcagcagcagcaacagcagcagtagaagcagcagcagcagcaatggcagcagcagtagcaactgcagtagcatcagcagcagcagcaatggtGGCAACGGTGTGGTTAGTCGGTCACCGCTTCCAGCCTCTCCCAATCTGACCCGCGCCGTATCTGCTTCGCCATCTCGTTCTGGGCCCCCCCTGTCACCTGCCCCCTCTAGGGCGTACTCAGCCTCCCCCCTCCAGAGATCTGTTCCCCCTTCTGCTGTCCCCCCccactcatacccaggagtgaATCACATGGGTCCTTTCTCCCATCCTGCATCATcagctcatcatcattatcatcagtatgctGTCCCATTGCCCACACAAACATTTTCTCCATTAAATAAGTCCCCAAAGCCTTACTCACAGGCTTATAGCCAGTATTCAAATCCATACACCCAAGTGTTACCTCCTCGTTCAAGTCATAGTAGTTTTTATAATAACGTGTCCAGTAGTGGTCGGGACAtccacagtagtagtagcagtagtgatcaTTCATCAAGCTCAGGAAGCAGCAGTACAACTACCACGTCTGGTGGCGTGATGGGAACGAGCGGGTCTGTGCGGGAGATGGCCAGCAGCTGGCCCACACCCAGTCACATGCCCAATCTTAGTACAGGCCAACGGGAGGCCTGGGGAGGCACTGGCAGTAGTCAAGGGGTGCCTGCCACCACCACCTCGGTCACTCACACTCCCCCCATGCACAGGAAAACTCCTGAGCCAGTAAG CCGCTACCCTCCAACCTACCTGCCCCCCCATGTGTCCCCCCTCGTCTCTCGAAGGATCGTGGAGAACAgagtagcggcggcggcggcggcggcgcaggCGGCAGCAACGGCCAGCAGCAGCCACCAGATCCACCCTCCAGGAGCTCTACCCACCTCTAGTAGCAGTCTGCCCCCTCCTTCCGTCACTCTCACCACCCCACACTACAG GTACACTCAGGAAGCCTTCTACAACAGCCGACCTTACTACACCCCAGAGCCCCAGCGTAGAATACTTCCCCGCCTGAAGAACCCCTGA